The following proteins are co-located in the Cardiocondyla obscurior isolate alpha-2009 linkage group LG12, Cobs3.1, whole genome shotgun sequence genome:
- the L(1)g0289 gene encoding plexin domain-containing protein 1: protein MAREERRWCYFDGRAGPTLVPLLLVVLCALLAGSLAEYDHSHYSYSGWNGQSSLDHQFLDIRLIDGTSVGRIRSKRATTESSVVVTTIRTSDLLKDQPAVRPQPQPQSQPQQQSQSQQSQPQQPSSQQPQLQHQPATQPATSNATNTDVSPYSTAYSTSEVTVAPLSTPRPPDSVSSPKPDLKKKASQTPSPATDAATLHVWANRTLSIRNITDVGEEEQPTPMPTKDTGEDVVKSDDIGDISISKFNDVTNTTLTENNITKTVYDTHQYYNSTFIVNDGICKKYWVDMDNHPDLRVNHLLSQSHQRAATVKLKFDFPFYGYNVRNITIATGGFLYTGDYVHSWLAATQYIAPLMANFDTRLSNASYVKYADNGTAFTVEWEKVVLQDRPKAGAFTFQVTLHRNGDIVFVYSAIPFLVEKIVDTRHPVKVGLSDAYIMDRTVFFVRRKTIYEYHRVNFNRQDIKNCTVIYLKALPTCLNFDNCRDCLTKVPEFDCKWCSELNKCSTGTSRRRQEWLLRGCDVRNVKDVQNCPQFQITTFRGDYDGHVHPEEAAATNELGMKQERSGMSSLDGPVPNKVKMGVSGIIGILTVVALVVGLAGWGVYAYRNPHSASGQMLIRYRPSQWSWRRGEARYTAATIHM, encoded by the exons ATGGCGCGTGAGGAGAGACGGTGGTGCTACTTCGATGGACGTGCGGGGCCGACGTTGGTCCCGCTGCTGCTCGTCGTCCTGTGCGCTCTTTTGGCTGGATCCTTGGCGGAGTACG ACCATTCTCACTACAGTTACAGCGGATGGAATGGCCAGTCGTCGTTGGATCATCAGTTTTTAGATATCAGACTAATCGATGGTACAAGTGTGGGAAGAATCCGCTCGAAGAGGGCGACCACCGAGTCATCGGTGGTGGTGACGACTATTAGGACCAGTGATCTGCTCAAAGACCAGCCGGCTGTAcggccgcagccgcagccgcaatcgcagccgcagcagcagtCGCAATCGCAGCAGTCGCAACCACAGCAGCCGTCGTCGCAACAGCCGCAGCTGCAGCACCAACCAGCGACACAACCGGCGACGTCGAACGCGACCAACACCGACGTATCACCTTATTCCACGGCTTACTCGACGAGCGAGGTCACCGTGGCACCTCTGTCCACCCCTCGACCACCCGATTCTGTCTCCAGCCCTAAGCCGGACTTGAAGAAGAAGGCGTCGCAAACACCAAGTCCCGCGACCGACGCG GCGACGCTGCACGTGTGGGCGAATCGTACGCTGTCGATTCGCAATATCACCGACGTCGGCGAGGAGGAGCAGCCGACGCCGATGCCGACGAAGGACACGGGGGAGGACGTCGTGAAATCCGACGACATCGGGGACATCTCCATCAGCAAGTTCAACGACGTGACCAACACCACGCTCACGGAGAACAACATCACCAAGACGGTCTACGACACGCATCAGTATTACAACAGCACGTTCATCGTCAACGACGGTATCTGTAAAAAGTATTGGGTCGACATGGACAATCATCCGGATCTTAGGGTCAATCATCTGCTTAGCCAGAGCCATCAGCGTGCCGCG ACCGTCAAGCTGAAGTTCGATTTCCCATTCTACGGATACAACGTGCGCAATATCACTATCGCCACCGGCGGGTTCCTGTACACCGGTGACTACGTACACAGCTGGCTGGCCGCCACCCAGTACATTGCACCGCTCATGGCGAATTTCGATACCCGCCTGTCGAACGCCAGCTACGTCAAGTACGCTGACAATG GCACGGCGTTTACGGTCGAGTGGGAAAAGGTGGTGCTGCAGGACAGGCCGAAAGCCGGCGCGTTCACTTTCCAAGTGACCTTGCATCGGAACGGAGACATCGTGTTCGTCTACTCGGCGATACCGTTCTTGGTCGAGAAGATCGTGGACACGAGGCATCCCGTCAAGGTCGGCCTCAGCGACGCCTACATCATGGATCGAACTGTGTTCT TCGTGCGGCGGAAAACCATCTACGAGTACCACCGCGTCAACTTCAACCGGCAGGACATAAAGAATTGCACGGTCATCTACTTGAAGGCCTTACCCACGTGCCTGAATTTCGACAACTGCCGGGACTGCCTGACGAAGGTGCCCGAGTTCGACTGCAAGTGGTGTTCGGAGCTGAACAAATGCAGCACTGGAACGTCCCGGCGGCGGCAGGAGTGGCTGCTACGAGGCTGCGACGTGCGTAACGTCAAGGACGTGCAAAACTGCCCGCAGTTTCAGATCACGACCTTCAGGGGCGATTACGACGGCCACGTGCATCCGGAAGAGGCAGCCGCCACCAACGAGCTCGGCATGAAGCAGGAACGATCAGGCATGAGTTCCTTGGACGGTCCCG ttccgAACAAGGTGAAAATGGGCGTTTCGGGAATAATCGGTATTCTTACCGTCGTCGCTTTAGTGGTGGGTCTCGCGGGATGGGGAGTATACGCTTATCGCAACCCTCACAGCGCATCGGGACAAATGTTGATCAGG TATCGTCCGAGCCAATGGAGCTGGCGAAGAGGCGAAGCTCGTTACACGGCCGCGACCATTCACATGTGA